GATGGAGTGGTGGGGTTAAGTAATCTCTTGACTCTTTATGGAAGATACAACGACAGTGATGGTGTGCAAAGAGTTCAATCGATAATAAATAATTACAATTGAGAGTTATAGTATGCAACCGCTGATAAGTATAATAATAAACTCAAAAAGAGCGGGTTGTAAAAAGGGAATTGTTTCCATCCAGATTGATAAATTAAAACAAAGAGTTAAATGCTTAGCAATTAGGAAAATCCGGCTTTCATTCAGTTGTGATTAAGACATCTTCCAAGCTGAATTGCAGATCGTTTACTCTTAGCCCTTCAATACGGTCGTTTCCATCCTGCATAGTAACTCCATTGAAAATCAAATGCTGTGTTCCCAAATAATGTACGGGTAAACCGCGCAAGGGGGGGGGCGGAAGGTGGTACTTTCTTAAGTGCCAGTGCCCTCAAAAAGCGAAGAGAGCTTGCTGTGAGCTTGTCGAACTGTCCTCGCAGCGCTATAACCGAGGCACCGAGGAGGTACGACGAGCCTGCCCGTACTTCGCCCGCCTTTCGAAGCAAACTTCTGCGCCCGTACTCCGCAGTAGTCTGCTACGTAGGACGTGGAGGACATTGTGCCCGAATGGGTGAACCGATGCCGTCCGCGGCAGGCGCCCGGGATATCTCAATTCCTTAGCTTTCAATTTACTATTATCCCTCTCTGCGCCCTCTATCGTTATACCATTCTCTTAAATTGTTTACTATCCGCTTCACTCATTCTATCAGTTTAGTTTAAAAACCAATCCGTTGAACATTTCCGGATCTATTTTTTTCACTACGGGGCAAAATAGAGGGTTAAACCCACAATATGACCAATCGATGTTGAACAGCGCTTCAACATTTTTACAGTCCTCAAGGCTGCAACATGCCATCAAAACCTTTATATTGTAGTATAACGGTTTCACCACTGTGGTATTCTGAATAACAGATGAAATCTCTATATTCAACGACTTTAACATATAAATTGTTTCCGGGAGGGGTCCAACATGACGAAAGTTTTTTTTAGTAATCGGCGGTCTCTGCTGCTATATCTGGCGGGTCCATCCTGGCAAACCCTCTAATCAGCCACAATCAATCCAATAAGGAAGCTTTATGACACGCTTTAAAAGTATCGCAGCAGTAGTAATGTTGGTCGCGCTGTTCGCAAGGTCGGTTTTTGCGCAGACCGTCGTTATCCGCGACAGGTTCGAGGTCAGTTACGACGGGTGGACCAATTCGGGCGACGGCGTCCCCGTTCTAAACGCGGTACGCGGGGAGGGGTACAACTCGGGGCGGGCGATGATGGTTTCCGGCAGAACGCTGCCGAAACACGGCGCGGCGTCGCTCAAGGAGTTCTATATTGACGACGGTGAGGCTTATAACTACAGCGTCCACGTCAGGCACGCGGGGGCGGAGGACGAAACGTTCAACCTGACGCTACAGTGGCAGCTGCCGGATGGCACTTTCAAGTCGGACGATATCGCCTCTGCCGTCGTCAAGCCAAACACCTGGACGGCGCTCACCGCGTCTTACACTACGCCGAGTGGCAGCTTCAATCCGACGTTCTTCATCACCACCAACAGCAATACAGACTTCTACTTTGACGAGTTCACAGCAACCGGCAGAAGCGCAGGCAGCCTCGGGAAAGCTATGGCTCCCGCCAACACGCCCAGCGACGTCGGGCTTCAGGACATTTACGCAGGACATTTCCGCGTGGGCAATATCCTTAACGGTCATACGGCAAACAATGCCGGCATACAGAATATGTTCCGGCTCGAATACAACAGCGCCACTGCGGAAAACGAGCACAAACCCGATGCGACCATGACAAGGAGCGGCTCGACCAATACCAATATCAGGGCGCAGATCAACACCGGCGCGGCGGCCATAATGAATTTCTGTGAGCAAAACAATATCCCCATGCGGGGACACGTTCTTGCCTGGCACGGTCAGTCGCCGGACTGGTTTTTTGTGGAAGATATAAATGATCAAAGGGCTCGCCAATCTACCAGCGACGGCCCCCGCTATCGCGACATACCGGTAGACGAAGTTCCGTGGGCCTCGGTTGATGTTATGAACTCGCGGTTGGAGAGCTATATCGAAAATCTTTTCAACCTGTATGAAGAGCAGTATCCCGATCTGATTTTCTACGCCTACGACGTGGTGAACGAGGCGGCGGGCGGCAGCGGCGGGTTACGCGCGCCCGGTTTCGACCATCAGGGTGCGGGCGGACAAGCGGGAAGCGTTGCGGGTGCCTCGCCCTGGCAGGCGATTTACGGCGAGAACAGTATCGATTGGATAAGAAACGCTTTTGTTTACGCACGCAGACACGTCCCCGCTCATACCAGGCTTTTCTATAATGACTATAACGAGTGGCACGAGCCTAAAAGAAACTGGATCGCCGAAAACATCCTGATACCTTTTCACAATGATGGAATATTGGATGGTATGGGTATGCAAAGCCACGTAAGCGCAAATCCCAATGACGGGTGGTCGGGTGAGGACCGCCATCTCGCCGCGATGGATTATTACGCCAACCTTGGCATCGAAGTGCAGTTGACCGAGCTTGACCCCAGCACTCATGGAGG
The sequence above is a segment of the Chitinispirillales bacterium ANBcel5 genome. Coding sequences within it:
- a CDS encoding endo-1,4-beta-xylanase, producing MTRFKSIAAVVMLVALFARSVFAQTVVIRDRFEVSYDGWTNSGDGVPVLNAVRGEGYNSGRAMMVSGRTLPKHGAASLKEFYIDDGEAYNYSVHVRHAGAEDETFNLTLQWQLPDGTFKSDDIASAVVKPNTWTALTASYTTPSGSFNPTFFITTNSNTDFYFDEFTATGRSAGSLGKAMAPANTPSDVGLQDIYAGHFRVGNILNGHTANNAGIQNMFRLEYNSATAENEHKPDATMTRSGSTNTNIRAQINTGAAAIMNFCEQNNIPMRGHVLAWHGQSPDWFFVEDINDQRARQSTSDGPRYRDIPVDEVPWASVDVMNSRLESYIENLFNLYEEQYPDLIFYAYDVVNEAAGGSGGLRAPGFDHQGAGGQAGSVAGASPWQAIYGENSIDWIRNAFVYARRHVPAHTRLFYNDYNEWHEPKRNWIAENILIPFHNDGILDGMGMQSHVSANPNDGWSGEDRHLAAMDYYANLGIEVQLTELDPSTHGGQYVDQQPGRYANIFNKAMEINARDVGKITAIVMWCPNDANTWLGSENSPSLHDGSNNRKPAYDAVAALVPQSEWGDGSNPTFESGNGGGTTEPNEWGWWFHDTFEDNAGGWQGRGDASVETSTEYSALGERSLAITGRTAEWHGAIITLPAGFVADTTYSFSVCALYTGGDATEEIKLTLEYTVEGETQWADIALVTAPQGQWVQLANPDFQIPSGATGLRIIVESPSNTTIPLYIDEMIGAVAGTGIAAPEGVLTESTSMKKLVGNNTVRPRIAVSGKTMNINSPAGNEMRIRLINIRGKTVANHTASGSARISLERIPAGRYFVQVRSVGVIHTTPIIVK